The Alphaproteobacteria bacterium genome includes a window with the following:
- the dnaA gene encoding chromosomal replication initiator protein DnaA, translating to MAFTEPSKPHQPTELTLQWEQVRETLRGELGEAMFKSWLKPLFVTEVIGSIVRIAAPTRFIRDWVASHYADRIRVVWQALNPTIAKIEVIVEVASPPLTPAAPQTAPDVPQDHKRAPSLDEEIIGIDRDVLGAALDPRFTFDNFVVGKPNELAYAAALRVAESQTAQFNPLFLYGGVGLGKTHLMHAIAWHIKTHHPKRRVIYLSAEKFMYQFIRALRYKDTVSFKEQFRSVDVLMIDDVQFISGKETTQEEFFHTFNALVDQNHQIIISADKSPSDLEGMEERLKSRLGWGLVADIHPTTYELRLGILHAKADTLNIPIPKDVMEFLARKISSNIRELEGALNRIVAHATLVGREITLETTHEVLRDLLKANDRRVTIEDIQKRVAEYYGIKISDMQSARRSQNVARPRQVAMYLAKALTSRSLPEIGRKFGGRDHTTVLHAVRKVEEVRTQDREFSEDLDILRRTLEV from the coding sequence AGCTGGTTGAAGCCTTTATTCGTGACGGAAGTTATTGGCAGCATCGTTCGTATTGCGGCGCCCACGAGATTTATACGGGATTGGGTTGCTTCACATTACGCGGATCGCATACGCGTCGTCTGGCAAGCTCTAAACCCCACTATTGCCAAAATAGAAGTGATTGTAGAGGTAGCATCACCTCCATTGACTCCAGCTGCTCCTCAAACGGCTCCAGACGTTCCTCAAGACCACAAGAGAGCACCTTCTCTCGATGAAGAGATCATTGGCATTGACCGTGATGTCTTAGGCGCTGCCCTTGATCCCCGATTTACCTTTGATAATTTTGTGGTGGGTAAACCCAATGAGCTTGCCTATGCGGCGGCGTTACGGGTGGCCGAGTCCCAGACGGCTCAGTTTAATCCTCTGTTTTTATATGGGGGAGTTGGTTTAGGTAAAACCCATTTGATGCATGCCATTGCTTGGCATATTAAAACCCATCATCCCAAACGTCGTGTCATTTACTTATCTGCTGAAAAGTTTATGTACCAGTTTATCAGGGCGTTGCGCTATAAGGACACGGTTTCATTTAAAGAGCAATTTCGCTCCGTTGACGTCCTCATGATTGACGATGTCCAATTTATTAGTGGCAAAGAGACGACGCAAGAAGAATTTTTCCATACTTTCAATGCGCTGGTTGATCAAAACCACCAAATCATTATATCAGCCGACAAGTCTCCTTCGGACTTAGAAGGCATGGAAGAGCGATTAAAATCCCGACTTGGTTGGGGGCTTGTTGCTGATATTCACCCCACAACCTATGAATTGCGTCTAGGAATCTTACATGCGAAAGCCGATACCTTGAATATTCCCATCCCCAAGGATGTGATGGAGTTTTTAGCACGTAAGATTAGTTCCAACATTCGCGAACTCGAGGGAGCCTTAAATCGCATTGTTGCCCATGCAACGCTCGTTGGGCGCGAAATAACATTAGAGACAACACACGAAGTTTTGCGCGATCTCTTAAAAGCCAATGACCGACGGGTGACCATTGAGGATATTCAAAAGCGCGTTGCGGAATATTATGGGATTAAAATTTCCGACATGCAATCTGCAAGGCGCTCTCAAAATGTTGCCCGTCCTCGCCAAGTTGCTATGTATTTAGCGAAGGCCCTGACGTCGCGATCCTTGCCAGAAATTGGTCGTAAATTCGGAGGACGCGATCACACAACGGTCTTGCATGCTGTTCGCAAAGTCGAAGAAGTTAGAACCCAAGATCGAGAATTCTCAGAAGATCTCGATATTTTACGTCGTACATTGGAGGTATAA